One genomic window of Myxocyprinus asiaticus isolate MX2 ecotype Aquarium Trade chromosome 5, UBuf_Myxa_2, whole genome shotgun sequence includes the following:
- the LOC127441221 gene encoding uncharacterized protein LOC127441221 produces the protein MAFTDHVIIFITLVVFYSVTLIVWNKSCCNSCTFFSSSVSSEEYSVFVLTGGSVTLDIPTDELPQFNTLVWMKGKAENIVRFTREPRVIKPYSPYMDGMEFNTETFSPTLKNMQKTDSGIYRVRTTRENETDDIVYGVSVINAVESPVLTVVSNWSSIDFCTVIVTCRGQDLTLSSTYQIDSCSRVEMASSRIITLILHFTEYSIICNHSNPVSWKSETKILNNSVPFIKVNACPILTNAHTYFGD, from the exons ATGGCATTCACTGACCATGTCATAATCTTCATTACTCTTGTGGTCTTCTATAGTG tcactctcattgtatggaataaatcATGCTGTAACTCGTGTACATTTTTCTCCTCCTCAGTGTCCAGTGAGGAGTACTCTGTGTTTGTGCTGACAGGAGGTTCTGTTACACTGGATATACCAACTGATGAACTGCCACAGTTTAATACACTGGTCTGGATGAAGGGTAAAGCAGAAAATATAGTGCGTTTTACAAGGGAGCCTAGAGTTATAAAACCTTACAGTCCATATATGGACGGAATGGAGTTCAATACTGAAACGTTCTCTCCAACACTGAAGAACATGCAGAAGACAGACAGTGGAATCTACAGAGTACGAACAACTAGAGAAAATGAGACCGATGATATTGTATATGGAGTATCTGTTATAA atgcagTGGAGTCTCCTGTCCTGACTGTTGTCTCTAACTGGTCCAGCATTGACTTTTGTACTGTAATCGTCACCTGTAGAGGTCAAGACCTCACACTCAGCTCTACCTATCAAATTGACAGCTGCTCTCGTGTGGAAATGGCATCCTCCCGCATCATCACGCTCATCCTGCATTTTACTGAGTACTCCATAATCTGTAACCATAGCAACCCAGTCAGCTGGAAGAGTGAAACAAAGATACTGAACAACTCTGTTCCCTTCATAAAAGTAAATGCATGTCCTATTctaacaaatgcacacacatattttGGGGATTGA